The nucleotide window CCGACATGCCTGCCGCGCCTTCGCGTTTCATCCTCTCGCTGCCGAAGGCCGAGCTGCATCTTCACCTGGAAGGTTCCATCGAGCCAGCAACGCTACTCGAACTCCGCCAGCGTCACGGAATGGAAGGCGCGTCCCTCGCCGAAGTCGAGCAACTCTACAACTACTCCGACTTCAACGGCTTTCTGATGGCGTTCAAAGACGTCACTGGACACCTGCGCACTCCGGAAGACTACGAACTGATTACGTATCGTTTGATGGAACGGCTGAAGTCGGAAAATGTATTGCATGCCGAGGTGTTTATTTCGGTGGGAGTCTGCCTATGGCGCAAACAGAATTTCCCGGAGATATTTGAAGGCTTGGAGCGCGGCCGCGAGCGGGGCGAGAAAGATTTTGGAATTTCGCTGCTTTGGATTTTCGATGCGGTCCGGCAATTTGGCGCCGACAAAGCGCAGATGGTGGTTGACCTTGCCATTCAGTTTCGCGATCGCAATGTCGTAGCTTTCGGCATTGGCGGGGACGAACTGCAGGGTCCGGCAGAACTATTCAAGGACGTGTACGCCCGCGCATCCGAGCGGGGACTTCATCTCACCGCGCACGCGGGTGAAAACGCTGGACCAGAGTCCATCTGGGGAGCGCTGAATCTCAAGGCAGAGCGCATCGGCCACGGTCTCACGGCAGGGCAGGATCCGGAACTGATGGAGGAACTGTCCGAGCGGCAGGTCCCGATCGAGATTTGTGTCACCAGCAATGTGCGAACTGGTTGCTGCGCCGATCTTTCACAGCATCCTGTGCGGAACTACTTTGATAACGGGCTCATGCTTACTCTCAACAGCGACGATCCCGCCATGTTTCGCACGTCTCTGGCGGAGGAGTTCCAGTTGGTGCAGGAAAACTTCGGCTTCACCGACGAGCATCTTCGCGAACTGGCGCGCAATTCATTTGAGGCGTCGTTTCTGCCCGCAGAAAAGAAAATTCAGTTCCTCGATCTGCTGGATGCCACCGCGCTGCGTTCGTGAGGAAGTCGTTGGTCGCTAGTCGTTGG belongs to Acidobacteriota bacterium and includes:
- the add gene encoding adenosine deaminase, whose product is MPAAPSRFILSLPKAELHLHLEGSIEPATLLELRQRHGMEGASLAEVEQLYNYSDFNGFLMAFKDVTGHLRTPEDYELITYRLMERLKSENVLHAEVFISVGVCLWRKQNFPEIFEGLERGRERGEKDFGISLLWIFDAVRQFGADKAQMVVDLAIQFRDRNVVAFGIGGDELQGPAELFKDVYARASERGLHLTAHAGENAGPESIWGALNLKAERIGHGLTAGQDPELMEELSERQVPIEICVTSNVRTGCCADLSQHPVRNYFDNGLMLTLNSDDPAMFRTSLAEEFQLVQENFGFTDEHLRELARNSFEASFLPAEKKIQFLDLLDATALRS